From Glycine max cultivar Williams 82 chromosome 11, Glycine_max_v4.0, whole genome shotgun sequence, the proteins below share one genomic window:
- the BZIP121 gene encoding bZIP transcription factor bZIP121 isoform X1 produces MDDGELDFSNHEVFSSPNMGELPSSGSMDSFFDELLKDTHACTHTHTCNPPGPDFSHTHTCYHVHTKIVPAPEEDQVATDDTAESAEKKSSSKKRPLGNKEAVRKYREKKKARAASLEDEVVKLRALNQHLMKKLQGQAALEAEIARLKCLLVDIRGRIEGEIGSFPYQKTTTTTPNPVAGSYVMNPCNLPCDDRVYCLHPDGRIGETAALNGEEFDGCEFENLQCLASQNLGLKDLRACGVGVGHTGSNVNSSALSKKRKGGSRAATAG; encoded by the exons ATGGACGACGGCGAGCTGGATTTCTCGAACCATGAAGTGTTTTCGAGTCCGAACATGGGGGAGCTTCCGAGCAGCGGTTCAATGGACAGTTTCTTCGACGAGCTTCTCAAGGACACGCACGCGTGCACCCACACCCACACGTGCAACCCTCCCGGCCCCGATTTCTCCCACACTCACACGTGCTACCACGTACACACCAAAATCGTCCCCGCCCCTGAGGAGGACCAGGTCGCTACTGATGACACCGCCGAGTCCGCCGAGAAAAAGTCGTCGTCGAAGAAGCGGCCTCTGGGGAACAAAGAAGCCGTCCGGAAGTACCGGGAGAAGAAGAAGGCGCGTGCGGCGTCGCTGGAGGATGAGGTTGTGAAGTTGAGGGCTCTGAACCAGCACTTGATGAAGAAGCTGCAGGGGCAGGCGGCTCTCGAGGCCGAAATAGCCAGGCTCAAGTGTTTGTTGGTTGACATAAGGGGGAGGATTGAAGGGGAAATTGGGTCCTTTCCCTATcagaaaacaacaacaacaacgccgaATCCGGTGGCTGGTTCTTATGTGATGAACCCTTGTAACTTGCCGTGTGATGATAGGGTGTATTGCCTTCACCCTGATGGGAGGATTGGGGAGACTGCGGCTTTGAATGGGGAAGAGTTTGATGGTTGTGAATTTGAGAACCTGCAGTGTCTGGCAAGCCAGAATTTGGGGCTCAAGGATCTTCGCGCTTGTGGGGTTGGGGTTGGACACACAGGGTCTAATGTAAATTCTTCTGCCttatcaaagaaaagaaaag GGGGATCTCGTGCTGCAACAGCTGGTTGA